From the Thermococcus sp. M39 genome, one window contains:
- the mnhG gene encoding monovalent cation/H(+) antiporter subunit G codes for MIAEIVGEFLVLFGTIFYFLSSLGLIRMPDVYNRMQTATKSATLGSLGVIIGVGIWAIGHVGSYAWLPKTLVIAVFLLLTNPISAHALIRAAYKSGIPLWEGSVVDKYREYLEKEEGKEEVSDETKEGEQ; via the coding sequence ATGATCGCGGAGATTGTTGGGGAGTTTTTAGTCCTCTTTGGAACGATATTCTACTTCCTATCATCTCTCGGTCTCATCAGAATGCCCGATGTTTACAACAGAATGCAGACTGCAACTAAGAGCGCTACACTTGGTTCATTGGGTGTCATCATTGGAGTTGGCATTTGGGCAATTGGGCATGTTGGTTCCTATGCGTGGCTTCCAAAGACCCTCGTGATTGCAGTGTTCTTGCTGTTAACTAACCCAATAAGCGCCCATGCATTAATCAGAGCAGCATATAAGAGCGGAATTCCTCTGTGGGAAGGCAGCGTTGTTGACAAGTATAGGGAGTATTTGGAAAAAGAAGAGGGCAAAGAGGAAGTTTCTGATGAGACAAAGGAGGGAGAACAATGA
- a CDS encoding monovalent cation/H+ antiporter complex subunit F, with the protein MIGINIYLAVIAVATLLSMYRVFRGPTTVDRLVAVDIMTTITTGLMVLFALYYKRAIFLDVALVYAILAFLGVIAFARYLEGGV; encoded by the coding sequence ATGATAGGGATTAACATCTATCTTGCGGTCATAGCAGTGGCAACACTCCTAAGCATGTACAGAGTTTTCAGAGGGCCGACGACAGTTGACAGACTGGTTGCTGTTGACATCATGACTACAATAACTACTGGACTAATGGTTCTGTTTGCACTTTACTACAAGAGAGCAATATTCCTTGATGTTGCACTGGTATATGCAATTCTAGCTTTCCTGGGTGTCATAGCATTCGCAAGATACTTGGAGGGAGGAGTATGA
- a CDS encoding Na+/H+ antiporter subunit E gives MEEASKISRYLYTVIVLFVIWLFLTSSLDPQELTIGLLFSLIVGALTYEVFTERGLANLHPRRVAYAIAYVPYFLWAMIMANLDVAYRVLHPKRPINPGIVECKTVLKNNAGKLALANSITLTPGTITLDVKGDRYFIHWIDVKDASVEGASDNITRPFEKFLKVIFE, from the coding sequence ATGGAGGAGGCAAGCAAGATAAGCCGTTACCTCTACACTGTGATTGTGCTTTTTGTGATTTGGCTTTTCCTTACAAGCAGCTTAGACCCGCAAGAGCTTACAATTGGACTGCTATTCTCCCTTATCGTAGGTGCATTGACTTATGAAGTGTTTACAGAAAGAGGCCTAGCAAATCTTCACCCAAGAAGAGTTGCCTATGCAATAGCATACGTGCCATACTTCCTCTGGGCTATGATCATGGCAAATTTGGATGTTGCATATAGGGTCTTACATCCAAAGAGGCCAATAAACCCAGGAATTGTTGAGTGCAAAACTGTTCTGAAGAACAATGCAGGAAAGTTAGCCTTGGCGAACTCAATAACCTTAACACCAGGTACAATAACCCTTGATGTCAAAGGAGACCGCTATTTTATCCACTGGATCGACGTTAAAGATGCGAGTGTTGAAGGCGCCTCAGATAACATAACGAGGCCTTTTGAAAAATTCCTGAAGGTGATTTTCGAATGA